Below is a window of Flavobacterium sp. CFS9 DNA.
CCAGCTTTTCTTTTACTATTTGATTGCTGATTGCCGCTATTAGCTTTTCAACATTGTTCACATCAGCAGATTCTTTGATAGATTGTCCGGTAATTCCTGTAATCGTTAATTGATTTTCCGTCTGTTCTTTTTTCTTGTTTTGTGCCATACTGCCAATTGAAATTAATAGTATCATCACAGCGGTAATCAGGGTTTTGGTTGTTTTCATAATTGATTTGGTTTTTAGCAAGGCTATTGTACATTATTATAATTAAGACTCGTACATTCCTTAAAACTAATATCAAAAATTTCTTTCAATTTATCACCATGATCGAGTATAAAAAAATGATTTCCTTTTAGTACGTAGGAGTTAAAACCGGAAAACGTGTGCTTTCTCCAATTGTTTATCCGGTCTACATATTTCTCTGAGTTCCCCATTACGGCCACAATCGGAGCTTTTACAATGGTATTTTCAATGAAAAAATCTTCTTCTACTATTTTAAAATCGGCCTTAAGTATGGGTAATACAAAATCGAGCAGTTCTTTGCTTTTTAATAACTCATCCGGTATCCCGCCTAATTCGGTAAGCATGCTGATGAAATCGTCACGCTCCAGGTCAGACCTGTTGTTTTCTGTTGCAATTCCGGGTCCGGCATTACCGCTTACAATCAGACATTGAGGCGGAGTGTTGTTTTTCTCTAATAAATCGGTTACTCCCAAACCCAGAGACGAACCTAAACTGTGCCCGTAAACGATAAACGGACTCCCGTTAAGCTTATCGGTTATCTGTAAAAACAGGTCCTTAATAGCGTCCGGATAGGAAGTCAATAGTTTTTCTTTGATTCTTTTTCCTCTTCCGGGAAGTTCCAGTGGAATCATTTCAAAATCGGTGCACAATGATCTCAGAAACTCAAAGGAGTATATACTGCCACCGGCGAAGTGTAATAAGAATAGTTGCTTTTTATTCATCTGCTTATTATAATTTGGTTAGTGAGAGC
It encodes the following:
- a CDS encoding thioesterase II family protein; translated protein: MNKKQLFLLHFAGGSIYSFEFLRSLCTDFEMIPLELPGRGKRIKEKLLTSYPDAIKDLFLQITDKLNGSPFIVYGHSLGSSLGLGVTDLLEKNNTPPQCLIVSGNAGPGIATENNRSDLERDDFISMLTELGGIPDELLKSKELLDFVLPILKADFKIVEEDFFIENTIVKAPIVAVMGNSEKYVDRINNWRKHTFSGFNSYVLKGNHFFILDHGDKLKEIFDISFKECTSLNYNNVQ